From a single Kryptolebias marmoratus isolate JLee-2015 linkage group LG6, ASM164957v2, whole genome shotgun sequence genomic region:
- the tmem41aa gene encoding transmembrane protein 41A-A yields MRSLVGILLVVIAASWYLYFLAMYLPAGSRRRPLPGAEAEHGEGTQYERLGDASEEPSRLKFPSDLEELRELAKLLQFYKTEHAGYVLLLFSSAYLYKQSFAIPGSSLLNILAGAIFGLYEGLLLACVLTTVGSTMCYFLSQAFGKHFIVYLFPEKVSLLQRKVEENRNCLFFLLLFLRFCPMTPNWFLNMSSPVANIPIKFFCSSVFIGLLPYNFICVQTGAMLSEVSSLDDLFSWERILQLLGIAFMALLPTVIIRLFTQVRPEPDARPQNGPVEDKKEQ; encoded by the exons ATGCGCTCCCTCGTCGGTATACTTCTCGTTGTGATCGCAGCCAGCTGGTATCTGTATTTCCTGGCCATGTACCTCCCCGCCGGATCACGGAGACGTCCTCTGCCCGGTGCCGAGGCGGAACATGGTGAGGGCACGCAGTACGAGCGGCTCGGTGACGCTTCAGAGGAGCCCAGCAG GTTGAAGTTCCCCTCAGATCTGGAGGAGCTGCGGGAACTGGCCAAGCTCCTGCAGTTTTACAAAACGGAGCACGCCGGATACGTCCTGCTGCTGTTCTCCAGCGCGTACCTCTACAAGCAGTCCTTTGCCATCCCTGGATCATCCCTGCTG AACATTCTGGCAGGAGCCATCTTCGGATTGTACGAAGGGCTGCTGCTGGCCTGTGTGCTGACGACGGTGGGCTCCACCATGTGTTACTTCCTGTCCCAAGCCtttggaaaacatttcataGTGTATCTCTTCCCTGAGAAAGTCTCCCTCCTACAGAGGAAG GTGGAGGAGAACCGGAACTGTCTGTTCTTCTTACTGCTGTTCCTGAGATTCTGTCCCATGACTCCCAACTGGTTCCTGAACATGTCTTCCCCGGTCGCCAACATCCCCATCAAGTTCTTCTGCTCCTCGGTCTTCATCG GCCTCCTACCGTACAACTTCATCTGTGTGCAGACTGGCGCCATGCTGTCCGAAGTGTCCTCGCTGGACGACCTGTTCTCCTGGGAGCGgatcctgcagctgctgggcATCGCCTTCATGGCTCTGCTGCCCACCGTCATCATCCGCCTCTTCACCCAAGTGAGGCCCGAGCCGGACGCTCGGCCCCAGAACGGACCCGTCGAGGATAAGAAAGAGCAGTGA
- the ehhadh gene encoding peroxisomal bifunctional enzyme has translation MALYTRVSGSVGVITLQNPPVNALSAAVRQGIVDMMDRALSEPEVKSVVICGQNGKFCGGADIKEFGTNMSGPALIPLIDRIESAAKPVVAAIEGIALGGGLELALGCHYRIAHSKAKLGLPEVSLGLLPGAGGTQRLPRLISIPAALELITTGRHVTAAEALQLGIVDKVTDRNTLDEAVKFALSVAGKSLDLHRISTNPCPHPPDVDAVFETAMQRVRQRARGALAPVACVQAVRAAATLPYAHGMERERELFKGLFTSGQARALQYYFFAQRAVGRWSTPGGARWDTSKPRPVRRAAVIGLGTMGRGITVALAQAGLSVVAVETNEKQLTEAKQGVSDMLERGARRRGVPPALDKVIYSHKIQAVADVDLVIEAVFEDMELKKAIFQQLSALCKPGTFLCTNTSGLDIDELAAQTQNPELVVGMHFFAPAHVMKLLEVVYGQKSSPQAVATAMQIGSKIGKVSVAVGNCRGFVGNRILKPYLEQAFFLLEEGATPELVDKVLEEFGFAMGVFRMSDLSGLDVGWRVRKAIGLVAPEALTGPYARVREGHRYSPLGDLLCEQVRFGQKTGRGWYQYDKPGGRVAKPDPWLHRFLEEYRAQHGLVARRIDHQEVLDRCLYALINEGFRILEDGIAAGPEDIDVIYVLGYGWPQHRGGPMFYAGMVGLNKVLERLEHYHQVHPDVPNLQPCSLLRKLVASGSPPINKWREVIKKPHSQL, from the exons ATGGCTTTGTACACTCGAGTTTCGGGGTCTGTTGGCGTGATTACTCTCCAAAACCCTCCAGTTAATGCACTAAG TGCGGCGGTGAGGCAGGGTATCGTTGACATGATGGACAGAGCCCTCAGTGAACCCGAGGTGAAGTCTGTGGTCATCTGTGGGCAGAACGGAAAGTTCTGTGGAG GTGCCGACATCAAGGAGTTTGGGACAAACATGTCCGGACCTGCTCTGATACCACTGATTGATCGAATAGAGTCAGCAGCCAAACCGGTGGTGGCAGCCATCGAGGGCATCGCCTTAGGTGGAGGCCTGGAGTTGGCGCTTGGTTGTCACTATCGTATCGCCCACTCCAAG gccAAACTTGGACTCCCTGAGGTGAGTCTGGGTCTGCTACCGGGAGCGGGGGGAACCCAGCGTCTGCCGAGGCTCATCAGTATCCCGGCTGCCTTGGAGCTCATCACCACag GTCGCCATGTGACTGCAGCCGAGGCTCTGCAGCTGGGAATAGTCGACAAGGTCACTGATCGCAACACTCTGGATGAAGCTGTCAAGTTTGCCTTGAGCGTCGCAG gtaaatcACTAGATTTGCACCGTATAAGCACCAATCCATGCCCGCACCCTCCTGATGTGGACGCCGTCTTTGAAACGGCGATGCAGCGGGTGCGTCAGCGCGCCCGTGGAGCCCTCGCACCTGTTGCTTGTGTCCAGGCGGTCCGTGCAGCTGCCACGCTGCCCTACGCCCATGGCATGGAGCGAGAGCGGGAGCTGTTCAAGGGGCTCTTTACCTCAGGCCAGGCTCGCGCTCTGCAGTACTATTTCTTTGCTCAGAGAGCGGTCGGCAGGTGGAGTACGCCCGGCGGAGCCCGCTGGGACACGAGCAAGCCCAGACCCGTACGTAGAGCAGCTGTCATTG GGCTTGGCACCATGGGACGAGGTATAACTGTGGCCCTTGCACAGGCAGGGTTGTCCGTGGTTGCCGTGGAGACCAACGAGAAGCAGCTAACAGAGGCAAAGCAGGGGGTGTCTGACATGTTGGAGCGAGGAGCCAGGAGACGCGGGGTCCCCCCGGCACTCGATAAAGTCATTTACAGCCATAAGATCCAGGCCGTGGCAGATGTTGACCTGGTCATTGAAGCTGTGTTCGAGGACATGGAGCTGAAGAAGGCCATCTTCCAGCAGCTGTCAGCCTTATGCAAACCAGGCACGTTCCTCTGCACAAACACCTCTGGATTAGACATAGACGAGCTGGCCGCCCAAACCCAGAACCCGGAGCTGGTGGTTGGAATGCACTTTTTTGCTCCAGCTCATGTGATGAAGCTGCTGGAGGTGGTGTACGGACAAAAGTCATCCCCTCAAGCTGTGGCCACTGCCATGCAGATTGGGAGTAAAATTGGCAAAGTCAGCGTAGCCGTGGGAAACTGCCGCGGCTTTGTGGGGAACCGCATACTGAAGCCCTATCTGGAGCAAGCCTTCTTCCTGTTGGAGGAGGGAGCCACACCTGAGCTGGTAGATAAAGTGCTGGAGGAGTTTGGGTTTGCTATGGGTGTGTTCAGAATGTCGGACCTCTCTGGGCTCGATGTAGGCTGGAGAGTCAGAAAGGCAATTGGGCTTGTGGCGCCGGAAGCTTTAACGGGACCGTACGCTAGAGTCCGCGAAGGCCACAGGTACAGCCCGCTGGGAGATCTGCTCTGTGAGCAGGTAAGGTTTGGTCAGAAAACGGGCAGAGGATGGTACCAGTACGACAAACCTGGTGGTCGAGTGGCTAAACCCGATCCTTGGCTACACCGCTTTCTGGAGGAGTACCGAGCCCAACACGGCTTGGTGGCGCGCCGCATCGACCACCAAGAGGTGCTGGATCGCTGCCTCTACGCGCTGATAAACGAGGGCTTCCGCATTCTGGAGGACGGAATAGCTGCAGGACCAGAAGACATCGATGTCATCTATGTTCTTGGCTACGGCTGGCCCCAGCACCGCGGCGGCCCCATGTTCTACGCTGGGATGGTGGGTCTGAACAAGGTGCTGGAGAGGCTGGAGCACTACCACCAGGTGCACCCCGATGTTCCCAACCTGCAGCCCTGCAGCCTGCTCAGGAAGCTCGTGGCCAGCGGCAGCCCACCTATCAACAAATGGAGGGAGGTCATCAAGAAACCCCACAGCCAGctttaa